A genomic window from Silene latifolia isolate original U9 population chromosome 11, ASM4854445v1, whole genome shotgun sequence includes:
- the LOC141613369 gene encoding uncharacterized protein LOC141613369 — protein MGDFNVVRALGEREGPNPPAIQDIMAFNACLAKCYLDDMHSMGSEFTWSNKQGSETRTWARLDRVLVNPAWLTQFPASYALSLPPGPSDHSPLVVSLVPDSPVKRRFSFMNAWQAHPNYQGLINTA, from the coding sequence ATGGGGGACTTCAATGTTGTTAGAGCTCTGGGTGAAAGAGAGGGCCCTAACCCTCCTGCCATTCAGGACATTATGGCTTTTAATGCCTGTTTGGCCAAGTGCTATTTAGATGACATGCATAGCATGGGGTCTGAATTTACTTGGTCTAATAAGCAGGGGTCTGAAACTAGAACTTGGGCAAGGTTAGATAGGGTCTTGGTGAATCCAGCTTGGCTTACTCAGTTCCCTGCGTCTTATGCCTTAAGTTTGCCTCCAGGTCCTTCTGATCATTCTCCCTTGGTGGTTTCTCTTGTTCCTGATAGTCCTGTCAAAAGAAGATTTAGTTTTATGAATGCTTGGCAAGCTCATCCTAACTATCAGGGGCTTATCAACACGGCTTGA